AACggcaagtacaaaatcaccaaaTAGCCTTTTTCGAAAATAATAACAATGCAACCAATTAAATTATCAATCCGGAAATCAGGTAAATCAATGAAATcaacaatggcacggcatcacccttcgtgcttttactcacgtcctcaccatgtaataataatataataataaaatggcatggcatcacccttcgtgcttttactctcttcctcacatgatataATAAATGATAACAAGCAATCAAAtctacggcatcacccttcgtgctttaatcctCACAGTCCCTCAAATAAATGATATTATATGCAAATAAGGCATAGcaacacctttcgtgcttttcactcttcctcgCCAAGCAACTACATTATTCCAAAATAGCAAAACAAGATGCGAAGGAATTTCACTTCAATCATAGTGTAATGACAACTCAACTCAACTTTCAAAATCCCAACAACTTCAAATTAAACAATAGCTATGAATATGAACAAttaaagaagtaataatctaactGCGATATGGAAAGCATAGTCATtgaaacaatataatacaataaaataatttCCACATGCATGCTTTAATCCAATGCCAACGCATATATACTAGTCACCTTACATATACGCCATCCCCACACATAAATCTCGTagaaaatagaccaacaagtcctaatacctcaagtcaaggttaaccatgatacttacctcactttgcaaccaaatcaatgctcaatcactgctttttctttagaattagcctccaaacccatcaaatctagtcaaatagttcaaataattcaaaatagaaaccacccacgagtgaaaaagattcaatctttaatgagttaagaaaaagtcaacaaaagtcaaccccttgcccgcttggtcaaaatccgagatgCGGATCAAAATCCAATCACACATTCATCCCCAAGCTAggtatgtaatttgtttcgaaatttGACCTCattttgaggtctaaatctcaattttacaaaaatttccaatttctacccatatccctaatttctaccatgaaaatcctgaATTAAAGATTAAAATTAATGGGTGattatgaaaatataataaaacacgTTAAAATTTACTAACCAATAAAGTGGGGATGAAAAcctcttcaaaattgcctctAGACCGAGCTCTAACTTCAAATGGTGAAAAATGGTTCAAACCCCGACTTTCAGCTATTTTAATAACTGGGCGTCAGGTGTTCTTTGTGTTCGCGAAGCACCTAACACATTCACGATGCACTGGccaattggccttcgcgttcgcgaggtactcttcgcgttcgtgaaggcttaaTTCCCCGCCTGCCTTCGGGATCACGACCCAAGGTCCGCATTCACGAAGAGTAACCGTCTGCCCTCCCTTCGGTCACCCCAATAAATCGCATCGTGAGaagcctgtcgcgttcgcgaagggtaaactCCCCCATTGCTTGCGTTCATGACTGGCTCCTCCCGTTCTGCCAATTCCTGTTTTGAACTACTGCAGAGTTGTTTCATAGGTTTCAACTGAGTGGTAGACTCGGTGAATAGCCAACGTCAGCCCCAAGTTTCCCCTTTGCGACCACGAGTGAAGCTTCGTGATCGTGAAACTAACACACCCAGACATCAAAAACAGATGTTGCACAAGttcaaaatgatccgaaactcacccgagggaAGATTGTTGGATGTGCGAATAAAGTTCACATTGATAGCAAAGATAGAGAGTTTACATATAAGGTATAAGCATCTCTTAATGATGTAGGACGTTGTGGAAAAAAACGTACGGATTTGGCCTAAATCGTACAATATCGCACCATGCTAAAAGTATATACAAGCCTTTTTTAGCCCAATAACATACGATAATAATCACTATAATATGGTTATAAGAGAAAAAACAATTTCTCGTAAGAAGTTGCACGAAACACACCAACATTTTTTCAAGCTGGACAATAATAAGTTAATTACAAAATACATGTCTTGTGAGAGGAAAGTTAAATAAGTACTTAACAAACACTAACATTATAACATTGACctactttcctttattctttgCACATATATTGCAAAATTATAAACCACTATTTTCCCAAGCCTACACCCTAATCGCCTTCCGATCTCTCTCTTGCCTGATACTTTCTGATTGCTATCTGAAGAGCAATAATAAACAATGAATTACGCTAGGGTCACTTCCtgtgattttggatttttttttaaaaaaaaaagaaacaaacaaaaacTTTAACTTGTTCAATATCTAAGGAATTCTATTAAACTTGTACCAATGGAATAAGGACAACATATGTACAAAGGAGTTCACAATAACTTGTTTTTATAACTGCTTTCTTTAAATTTTCCAAAGGAAGAGCTAGTATAGACAAATGTTGCTAATTAAATGTACTACTTTCTCTGTCCCAATTTAGGTGATTGTTTTTTGTTTATCGAAATTCAAACTATTTAATTTTGGCCGATTTGGACATAAATCTtcaaattttttgaaataaaatttgcaTATTTAGAAATTAATTAGAAGTACTACAAATCACAATAATTAATGATTAACATATTCAAAAGACATATGAAAGTCAAAGAACAATTTGTTTGACTGTTGAAATATTCCAACACCATCACATAAATTGGAAGGGACGAAGTATTATAGGAAAAATAAACACAACTATATGTTAATTACCTCATAGATTTCAGTGTCTTCTGTTCCTGCGCCGTCTTCGACCTGCCCTCTGTGctgtatatgtcaattcatgaatgAGAGTTGCAAAAAAGTGTATGAACCATCTTGGCCTTTGAAATCGGTAAATGAAATAGCCAATGATAAATCCAAAAATCAAGCCACAACCATATCCAATTAAGACAGAGCTCCAAGTCATTTCACTAAGAAAACTCGGCTCATCATCTTTTTCTTCAACCAACAGGCCTGGTACTGATGCAGTTTTATGATGCCCGCATTCATGTGACAATGGAAATCCACATAAATCAGCATTTCCAAAATATGAATCATTTGGAAACGTATTGAACTGATTGCTATGAGGAATAGGTCCAACAAGATGGTTGTGTGACAGATTTAAAACCGCGAGAAATGTTAGAATTGTCAATTCCTCTGGAATTTTCCCAATGAGCTTATTAAATGAAAGGTCCAAGGCTTCAAGCGTGCTCATGTTCTTCATTTCAACAGGAATATGTCCGGTGAGGTTGTTATGAGATAAATTCAGCAGCACAAGTGAATTTAAATTCCCTATAAACTTTGGGATTTCTCCTTCAAAATTGTTCCTTGATAAATCAATTGTTGTGAAAATCTTCAAGATCCTGTTCAATATAATCTCTTGATTTTTCATAACTAAAGTCACTGATTCCTCATATTTGTCTGTATAATTTCCAAAATAACTGTCCTTTTCCTCCATATATTCCAGTTTTGATTTGTGTTCATCCATCTTCATCATTGCTTTGAAACCCTCTACAGGCAAAGAGCCAGTAAACGAATTGTCGGAGAGGTCAAATATCCTCAAATTTGGAAATGGTGATTTTGTTTGGAAAGCAACGACAGGTCCATAAAATCTATTAGATTTTAATACTAGAATCTCTAACTCATTCAGCATCTCTAGCCAGGTGGGAAATGTAGAATGGATTTTGTTGTTTCCCAAATCAAGGACTTGTAAATATGTACAATTGATCAATGATCTTGGTATCGGACCTTCCAGTTGATTTTTACTCAAACCAATATGATGTAACCCGTTACCCCTTGAGAATATGTTTGGAATCGGACCATGAAAGTTGTTTCCTCGTAATTCCAGGACTGAGAGAGTTttagaaataaagaaacaaatgggAATTTCACCACTTAAATTATTATAAGACAAGTTCAAAAGATCCAGGTTATTTGGTTGACAAAATGAGGACGGCAAAGGTCCTTTGAGTGAGTTTGATTGAAGATCAACAACCGTCATTGTCTGCCAAGGTAGATGGTTTAAGCTTGTAACGTGGTTTTGAGTGAGGTTAAGGACTTGCAATGAATTCAAACCCTCGAACCATTTAGGGAAATCGCCGTGGATTTCATTACCTGAGAGATTCAAGATCACCAATTCCTCAGAGTTCAATAGGAAATCTGGAAAATCTTTCACACGACAAAAGGCTAAgtttaaatgaaaaaaatgatgaataGTAGTACTGATGACGTTGGTCGTGTTGTCGTTATTGCTACTACTCCAAGATAAACCACTATGAGAAAGATCAAGATATCGGAGGTTTGTCATGCCTGAAAATGTTTCTGCTCCAATCTCACCTGAAAAACTATTTGATGAAAGTTCAAGGTAGTGGAGCTTAGTCATGCTTGATAGCATTTCTGCTCCGACCTCCCCACTCAAATTATTTGATCCAAGAGCGAGAACAGATAGGTTCAGAAGATGTCTAAGTGATTGAGGTATGGGACCAACGAGttgattttgaaacaaatcaAGCACGCGTAGAGAGGAGTTGGGCTTAAACTCAGGAAGTAGTCCGCTGAAATGATTGCTCTCCAACGTTAAATGAATCAACGAAGGAAGACTAATCATCCAAGACGGGATTGAGCAGTTGAGTGAGTTTCGAGACAAATCTACATCTTTTAGATTTTGAAGCCCCCCGCCGTTAGTAGTCAAAGGAAGTGGGCCACTGAGTGAATTGTCACTCAAACTCAAGAATTCAAGCTTTTCCAAGTTGGAAACAACATCAGGAATTTTGCTTTCCAAATGGTTATATGAAAGATCCAGTTCAGTGACCTGTGAAAGGTTGCTGATGGATTCTGGAATAGATCCAACGAGGTTGCACTGAGAAAGTTTCACAATTTTTAAGGCTTTGAAACTTCCAAGTGAAGCGGCGGGTAGTACTCCTCCAGAAACATTGTTGTAAGAGATATCTATCTCAGTTAGTGTATGGCTACTGCTCCAGTTCGACTTAGGGAAAGAAACAGTGAGGTCATTTGCCGACAATCTGAGAGTTTCCAAATTGGATAGAAGGAAAATGCTTTTTGGCAAGTCTCCATACAATTTAGTTTCTTCAAGATCAAGATATCTCAAAGAAGAGGATACATTAATAATGGATGATGATATCTTGGATGAAATGTCTACATTAAAAAGAGAAAGTACCTCTAACCTGGTCAAGTTTTGAAAGAACATCCTGAATCCAAATTGATTAAGTTGAAGAAGATTTGGAGCATCATCAGAGAGATCGAGCGAAATCAATTTGGAGAGGTGTGAGATTTCCAACGGAATCTTTCCTTGGAGAAAGCAATAAGAGAGGTTGAGATGCACCAAACTGACCAACTGACCAATGGTCGTCGGAATTTGAGAACCTGAAAAGTTGTTAAAGGAAAGATCAAGGGTttgaagatgatgaagatggaaaAGGCTACTATTGGGATGAATAGTTCCTCCAATTTCGCTGCAACTCAAGTCCAAACGAATGACATGACCAGTGAAACTATCACAGGTAACTCCATTCCACCTACAACAATCcatactactcctattccaagACGTCGTCTTAGGATAAGAAGATTGGCAAAGTGGATAGTCCGACGATGTCATCGCAAGTGATTTCTTAAACTGTAAAAGTGCAAGGGTATCATCAGAAGAGCAAAGTGGACGGCCAAAGGATAAAGAAACCACCTCAACTGCTAAGGCAACATAGACAAGAAACAAAGAAATAAGTGACAATAATCTCTCCATCTCTATCTTTCTCATCTATGTCTAATAGCAAATGTTACTAATTAAAAGATGTAGTACTCTCATTTATATAGAGTCGTAAATTAAATTAGCTATAATAAGGAAACCAATTACGTACTctataagaataaggaaaaccATGACAAAGATTAGAATTTGTGCACCGGCCCGCTGCTACCCTCAACCGTACGTCCATAGTCAATTGTCCCAAAAGCGACCCCAATGGTAAGTTGCCTCTTTGGCTACTTAATCTTTAATAGTTAGTTATTTACTCGCAAAacgatacagttgaatttgttacgtgatttatagacaagcaaactgatttgatccaaaatgataaataaattagattAAAAATAAGACTTAGCGTTAAAACCAAAGGAAATGGCAGGTCTAGCTCCGGGAGCGGTGCTTCCGAGGACAGAAATAAGAGCAATATAAAACAGATAGGAAAGTTGTATTGTTTAGCTTGAGAACAGTATATAGCATAAGTTTTTACTCGAGATTTCGTGTTCTTACAATGGCTGTTGAAGctactatttatagttatacttAGGAAACAAGATCCGGGTCAAGCCcttcttaaatgataataaagagggtcattgatgaatatgtaacgacgggctatgaatgccaaaattctctgcaaCAGCTGCCTATTTAATACTAGggaatattctttattaaatgtTATCTGGTGACAAATATTCCACCCGCTCATGTTTGATCGCATTTCCCTCAAGATTTATCCGGTGCCAACTGCAGCTGTTGTTTCCGATCTTGGTTCTCACTCCATTTGACTTCCTTTTGTCTCTGGTTCCATATGTCATGCTATCATTCAATCATTCAATACGAAccaattttaccgtatacagatagtccccctactttccggtgacataCCTTTGTATCACCTGGAAGTTGGGAAAGATTCCTTTCTTGGCAGTAAATTCTTCTGAAGCCTTCTGAACAATATCTGACGCTTGATAAGACGCACGTCTCCTTGCATTTAGTACCTCGATTGTAGATTCttgaggtaatcatggccatgatttCTGCTGTCTATATCTTTACTTATACTCATCATTTTACCTATTTCACTTCCAAAGCCCTCATACGTTCATTATCTTCTTTGCTCTTAACCTTCTTCTGCTTTCATCTCTTTCCAACTTCTTTTGCTCTTACCCTTAAACTCTTTATATCATGGCTTCTTTTATTGAGTCCTCTAAAACTCCGGTCTTCTTTTCCGTAGGAGTCACTGAAGATAAGCAAAGATAAAGAGGTTAATGTTGATGCTAATCCTCCTATGGTGACCACCATCATACCCAAACACTTGAACATTGTTAACAACTTCCAAGAGAAGTTCCCTTATGTGAACCCTCGAACTTGGGCTGTTAGCAGGTATCCCTCTTCTATTCGACATCTCAGTATTCCTACCATGAGGGATGATTGTAACTATCATGACCTAAACATCATTGCTCCTGACCTGGTGGAGCGGGTTACGTTCACCAAGAAAGGTTTTACATATGCCTATACGTACCCATTCACTTTGGCTCCATTTTCTTTGAGCGGGAGACTTAACCTGGTGATCTTGGAATTATGCCACTGGTACCAGGTCTGCTTGGCAAAAGTAGGCCCTTCCGTGTGGCGAATGGTGGCTTGTCTATGCCAGTTGTGCATGGAGACGGGGAAAACTCTAACTTTGATACATATGATGAACCTCTACTCCGCCAAATCTTCCGTGGGTGAGAAATAAATTTTAGCAAGCGTCGCCACCATGCTCTGCTtaccagcatggatgatgacaatgatcgTGGGTGGAAGGAGAGATTTGTCGTTATCTCTACCAGGGATATCATCTCGGCATCAACTCCATCTTTTCCCGGATCATGGAGTCGTTCACGTAAGTTTGAAATATATCTTTCTCCGTAAAAAGGACTGCTCCTTGTCATTGCTAACCCTTTTTGTTTATGTTATTTAAGCTACTCGGTAGACACCACTAAGGGTTCTAGACTAATGAGTTCAGAAGATTCTAGATATTACTACGTCAGAAACCCGTCGGTGGAAGGATATGGCTCCCAAATACGGGTGAAAGGCCAATAACCATGGTAAACTGATTCTTTCTACTTTCCACCTTTGTGTGTACATAAGGAAACTTGCTAACCATGcttctttgtttgatttaggaCTCCCGTAGGGTTCCGTTACCTGCCCGAAGTTGAGGCTTTGACCGATCCTATGAAGGTTTCAAGGTTATTGTAAGAGTCTCTTACTCGTAGCGGTGCCCTTGCGTCTGCTTCTGGTGGGGGCGCAACCTCTCGAAGTCCCCGACCAGAAAACAAGCGGCCAAAAAAGAAGCGCTCTTCCTCGACTgggataaaaataagaaagtaaaGAAGGCCACACCTGAGCCAGCCGCAACCGCTGTGGTCCTTGAAGATAGTGGGGACGCTAGTGATGAAGAGGCTTCCCTTCAACGGAGATTAtgatcttcatcagctcaaccgAATCCTCAACTGGGAGAGCTTTTAGAACTGACTGACAAAGAGGCCCAAGCACTATGGAGTGAGTTGGATCTGGTAGAAAATGCCAACTACCGTTGTCATGTCCCCGTTGTTGTTCTTGGTCCAAGGAGTTTAGGAGTCGTGCCTCTTCCGCTTTCGGTTAGTGAGCAACCAATAATTAGCACTTCTCCTATTGAAGCTGCTTCTCaacctgcaacaccaacaactTCAACAACTTCACGCCCTTATACACCAGCCGCTCCTACGCCCTCAACATTCGTTACATCTTCTCCACCTGCCACAGATACCTGAGAGGAGGGTGCTTCTCCTCCCTAATCCCCTGAACATGGTAATTTGAGGCACAATTACTCACCCCTTCCATAGATCCTCGAGGGAGAATGAGTGTCACTCTCTCGGTCTCGAAGGAGTGGCATCTGTTGTCCAGACCGATGGAACTTTCCAATTATCTGAAGTCACTAGCTTCATAGAATGATAAGAAGAAATTACACTCCCTTTCAGGGGAGTGTATGTTGAATAACACCATGCATTTTGCGGCAGCGGTATCATATTTGCCCTCTTACTGCTTGTCTTTTACTCATCTGTCGTGATGAAGTTTCTAATTATAATATACCTTTTTGCAGGTCAACTTCCTTGATTCTGAAGGCCTTCAGAGATTGATCCTTGATAAAGAATGAATTATGTCCGAGCGAGATCAGCTACTGGCCGAGAGGAATCAACTCGTTGTGTGCCACCCGATGATAGAGGCAAGGGCAAAAGCGGCCGAGCTTGAGGCCTGGTTGCAGCAGAGTGAGCAGGAGGTGATGGGACCACAGTCAAGAAGCCACTCAGCTACATGCACAACTTCAAGATGCTAAGGCTACGTGGGCTGATTCTAAAGATGATGCTTTTGCTGCTACCGAACGCGAGTCAGCCTCTATTGAGAAAGTGAATAATTTAAAGGCAGCATTGAACTCCAAAGACAAAGAGGCTGTTGCTGTCGAGGAGAAGCGGGCCATAATGGAAGAGAGGTATAAGAAGATCATAGAGCAAAACCATGTTCACATATCAACGCTCCGTGATCTTGATCTTAGCCTTGGCGCCACAAGGTCCGAGCGAGATGGTCTCTTAGCCGAGGTTGACAGACTCAAGGCAAAGCTCCAACACCAAGTGGATTCCCTTATCTTTAACAAAACATACTTTATGCACCGTATAAGGAGGAAAACCTTGAAAGAGGCCAAAGCGGACgtcattgatattgatgatgaaatcGCCAAGTCCCGAGGACTGGAGTTAACTTCTCAAGAGAGTCTTCCGACTCAGCCTTACGCAACTGACTCTTATATTATCGATTCTGAGTATTCGGGGGTCGAGGAGGAACTTGAAGAGAATGCTGATGAAGGTCAAGATCCTGGACGACGACAGATCTGCCCACTTCTCTCGGTGGTATAGGTGCCTTTCTCCCCCCGAGTTTTGG
Above is a window of Nicotiana tabacum cultivar K326 chromosome 8, ASM71507v2, whole genome shotgun sequence DNA encoding:
- the LOC107792790 gene encoding receptor-like protein 40; its protein translation is MERLLSLISLFLVYVALAVEVVSLSFGRPLCSSDDTLALLQFKKSLAMTSSDYPLCQSSYPKTTSWNRSSMDCCRWNGVTCDSFTGHVIRLDLSCSEIGGTIHPNSSLFHLHHLQTLDLSFNNFSGSQIPTTIGQLVSLVHLNLSYCFLQGKIPLEISHLSKLISLDLSDDAPNLLQLNQFGFRMFFQNLTRLEVLSLFNVDISSKISSSIINVSSSLRYLDLEETKLYGDLPKSIFLLSNLETLRLSANDLTVSFPKSNWSSSHTLTEIDISYNNVSGGVLPAASLGSFKALKIVKLSQCNLVGSIPESISNLSQVTELDLSYNHLESKIPDVVSNLEKLEFLSLSDNSLSGPLPLTTNGGGLQNLKDVDLSRNSLNCSIPSWMISLPSLIHLTLESNHFSGLLPEFKPNSSLRVLDLFQNQLVGPIPQSLRHLLNLSVLALGSNNLSGEVGAEMLSSMTKLHYLELSSNSFSGEIGAETFSGMTNLRYLDLSHSGLSWSSSNNDNTTNVISTTIHHFFHLNLAFCRVKDFPDFLLNSEELVILNLSGNEIHGDFPKWFEGLNSLQVLNLTQNHVTSLNHLPWQTMTVVDLQSNSLKGPLPSSFCQPNNLDLLNLSYNNLSGEIPICFFISKTLSVLELRGNNFHGPIPNIFSRGNGLHHIGLSKNQLEGPIPRSLINCTYLQVLDLGNNKIHSTFPTWLEMLNELEILVLKSNRFYGPVVAFQTKSPFPNLRIFDLSDNSFTGSLPVEGFKAMMKMDEHKSKLEYMEEKDSYFGNYTDKYEESVTLVMKNQEIILNRILKIFTTIDLSRNNFEGEIPKFIGNLNSLVLLNLSHNNLTGHIPVEMKNMSTLEALDLSFNKLIGKIPEELTILTFLAVLNLSHNHLVGPIPHSNQFNTFPNDSYFGNADLCGFPLSHECGHHKTASVPGLLVEEKDDEPSFLSEMTWSSVLIGYGCGLIFGFIIGYFIYRFQRPRWFIHFFATLIHELTYTAQRAGRRRRRNRRH